In the genome of Streptomyces sp. SLBN-118, the window GCCGAAGGCCTCACGGTCGGTGACGGCGAGCAGCGAGGCCGCGTCGGTCCAGGCGAGATGGGCGATCTGGTGGGCAATGGTCCAGCGGGGCGCGGGGGTGGGGCGCGCCCATTGCTCGTCGGTCAACTCCCCCACCAGCTGGTCGAGTTGATCGCTCTCGCTGCGCAGATCGTCCAGTACGACGGCCGGGTCGGACACGGTGCGCTCCCTCGGGACACGACGTTGTGTGCCCCGGAGCATGGCAGCGTCGACGAAAACAAGCAAGCATGCTTGCTTTACTTCGTGAGGTCTCCCGGCGCCTTTCCGGCCACCTGAGTGCGCACCGCGCCCATGCTCGCCGTGATGACCAGCGCGATCGCCAACGCGTCCACCGCGGAAAGGGCTTGATGCAGCACGAAGAACCCGGCCGCCGCCGCGATCGCCGGCTCCAGGCTCATCAGCACCGCGAAGGTCGGCGCGGGCAGCCTGCGCAGCGCGAGCAGCTCAAGGGTGTAGGGCAGGACGGACGACAGCAGTGCGACGGCGAGCCCCAGCCCGAGCGTCGAGGGCACGACCAGCTTGGACCCGGCCTCCGCCAGCCCCAGCGGCAGACTCAGCACCGCCCCCACTCCCATCGCCAGCGCAAGCCCGTCGGCCTGCGGGAAGCGCCGTCCAGTGCGGGCGCTGAAGACGATGTACGCGGCCCACATCGCGCCCGCCGAGAGCGCGAACGCCGCACCCACGGGGTTGAGCCGGTCGAAGCCGCCGCCACTCAGCAGGACCACACCGCCGAGTGCGAGACCCGCCCAGACGAGGTTGACCAGCCGCCGCGACACGATCACCGAGAGCACGAGCGGGCCCAGCACCTCGAAGGTGACGGCCGCGCCGAGCGGGATGCGGTCGGCGGCCTGGTAGAAGAGCATGTTCATGGCTGCCATGGCGGTACCGAAGGCGACGACCGTGCCCCAGTCGGCGCGGGAATGCCCGCGGAGGGCGGGCCGGCAGACGAGCAGCATCACGAGTGCGGCGAGGGCGAGCCGCAGCGTCACGACCCCGAGGGCACCGGCGCGCGGCATCAGCAGCACGGCGATGGCGGCACCGAACTGGACGGAGAGCGCACCGCCGACGACGAGCGCCACGGGCCCGAGGCTGCGGCGGGAGCCGGCTGCCGAAGCTGTGGCCTCCAGGGCGGCGGCGGCCTCCGGCTCATTGGCGACGACCACGGCAGGGGTCTCGTCCACCGCACACCTCCAGGCTGAAATCTGACCCCTCCAAGCTACGGGTCGGCGCGCGCTGGGTGAAATGCGGACTGTGCTGCGGTTATGCCCACGCGCATGAGCATCGGGCCGCGCCCGCCTGCGCTGCTTTCTCGCCATCGGGGCCCTCAGCCCGTACCCCCAGTGCTGCGCCGCCCGGAAGGGGAACACCTCGGCACCCCTCTCGACTTCCTCTGGCCGTCGGCCCGCGTATCTATGCGAGAACGTGACTGAAGGGCTGACCGCCCTTGCCACGGGTAGTCACTCTCCGTAGCTTGCTGTCGACCGCTGGAGGAAGAGGAACCCATGGAATTAACCATGATCGCCGGAGGGTCGTGCAGTGCTGGCGACGACGACAAGTGCGGCAACGGCGACTGCCCCACCGTCTTCGCCACCGACCAACCCAGCATGCTCGCCGTGCAGGGCTACGTCCTGGCTCGTCCGACACCCGCCGGCGAGTCCGTCGTCCTGCTGCCCGAGGAACTGCTGAAGGAGGCCGCACGTGCCCGTGGATGGCTCTAGCCCTGTCCTGCTGGACGGAGACCAATGGACGTCGTACTTCGAGAACTTCAAGCATTCGGCATTCCGGCTCGAAGTACACCAGGTGTACACCATGCCGGCCGAGGCGGAGACACTCGGCAGCTTCCTCGCCGGTGAGCCCAAGCCGGAAGGCTTCAATGCAACGTGGCACCGGATGATCCGGGGCCACACGGCAGCGGGCCGCACCATGACGCGGGCCAAGCTCGTCCACAGGCCGTTGACGGACTACAGCCGTTACTTGTTCGAGTGGGCGATCCCTGGAAACGTCGCGGCGGGGGAGGACTACAGGATCGTGGATATGACAGAAAGGGAATTCAGCCTGCCCAACCAGGACTTCTGGATGTTCGACGAGACGACCGTGGTTCACCTGAACTACCGGCCGGACGGGACGCAAATCAATCGGGAGTTG includes:
- a CDS encoding DMT family transporter is translated as MEATASAAGSRRSLGPVALVVGGALSVQFGAAIAVLLMPRAGALGVVTLRLALAALVMLLVCRPALRGHSRADWGTVVAFGTAMAAMNMLFYQAADRIPLGAAVTFEVLGPLVLSVIVSRRLVNLVWAGLALGGVVLLSGGGFDRLNPVGAAFALSAGAMWAAYIVFSARTGRRFPQADGLALAMGVGAVLSLPLGLAEAGSKLVVPSTLGLGLAVALLSSVLPYTLELLALRRLPAPTFAVLMSLEPAIAAAAGFFVLHQALSAVDALAIALVITASMGAVRTQVAGKAPGDLTK
- a CDS encoding DUF6879 family protein, coding for MPVDGSSPVLLDGDQWTSYFENFKHSAFRLEVHQVYTMPAEAETLGSFLAGEPKPEGFNATWHRMIRGHTAAGRTMTRAKLVHRPLTDYSRYLFEWAIPGNVAAGEDYRIVDMTEREFSLPNQDFWMFDETTVVHLNYRPDGTQINRELIEAPEISRYLAWRDLALESSVPFSDYRT